One window of the Chlamydiales bacterium STE3 genome contains the following:
- a CDS encoding putative branched-chain amino acid transport system II carrier protein (Product derived from UniProtKB/Trembl:Q6MD58;Gene name derived from UniProtKB/Trembl:Q6MD58), whose product MSQQKPTSSLTNTITSGFAMFSMFFGAGNVVFPLAIGQNAKSQNLFAILGLLVTAVGVPFLGLLSMTLYNGNYKKFFERIGRAPGFFISLIIMGLIGPFGAIPRCVALSYSTSQLFLPELSLPLFSAASCLIIFLFTFRQNRIIDVLGCVLTPILLISLGVIIIKGLANTYPLPLSTELSTTVFFKGLKEGYQTMDLLGAFFFSSVVVLGLRKDIDESDPASSKKVIRAAIQASIIGATLLGLIYIGFSFVAAYHSEALTGIPQDLLIGKIAVNILGPHFGFVACIAVALACLTTAIALAAVSAEYMHKELTFHKVSYPLSLLITLIISYYVSTLDFTGIVKILAPILQIVYPALIVLSCLNILYKLYHIKSVKTVFFATLLSTIVLYGFSLITT is encoded by the coding sequence ATGAGCCAACAAAAGCCTACATCTTCATTAACCAATACAATTACAAGTGGCTTTGCAATGTTCTCCATGTTTTTTGGAGCAGGCAATGTTGTATTCCCTCTAGCAATTGGACAAAATGCCAAAAGCCAAAATCTCTTTGCTATCCTAGGCCTATTAGTGACCGCCGTGGGGGTTCCTTTCCTTGGTCTTCTCTCGATGACACTTTACAATGGTAATTACAAGAAATTTTTTGAAAGAATAGGAAGGGCTCCTGGATTCTTTATTTCTTTAATTATTATGGGCTTGATCGGCCCATTTGGAGCCATTCCAAGGTGTGTGGCTTTATCTTATTCTACATCGCAACTTTTTTTACCCGAATTGTCTCTACCTTTATTTAGCGCAGCCTCGTGTTTGATCATTTTTTTATTTACCTTCAGGCAAAATCGCATTATCGATGTTCTCGGTTGTGTCCTTACACCAATTCTTTTAATCTCTCTTGGAGTCATTATTATAAAAGGATTAGCAAATACATACCCTTTACCTCTTTCCACTGAACTCTCAACTACTGTGTTCTTTAAGGGGTTGAAGGAGGGCTATCAGACGATGGACCTGCTCGGGGCTTTTTTTTTCTCATCCGTTGTTGTGTTAGGCCTTAGAAAAGACATTGATGAGTCCGACCCCGCAAGCTCAAAAAAAGTGATTCGAGCCGCTATTCAAGCTAGCATCATTGGTGCCACCTTGCTTGGCTTAATTTATATAGGGTTTTCGTTCGTTGCAGCTTACCATAGCGAAGCACTCACTGGTATCCCTCAGGATTTGCTAATTGGAAAAATTGCTGTAAATATACTTGGACCACATTTCGGTTTCGTTGCCTGTATTGCAGTAGCCTTGGCTTGTCTAACAACAGCAATTGCCCTTGCCGCAGTCTCTGCAGAATATATGCACAAGGAACTCACCTTCCACAAAGTCAGCTACCCTCTCTCCCTTCTCATTACTTTAATCATCTCCTACTATGTTTCCACATTGGATTTTACAGGAATTGTGAAGATTCTTGCGCCAATTCTCCAAATTGTTTATCCAGCACTTATCGTCCTTAGCTGTCTGAATATTCTTTACAAACTGTATCATATTAAATCTGTGAAAACAGTGTTTTTTGCCACCTTGCTTTCGACTATTGTCCTTTATGGATTTAGCCTAATTACTACTTAG
- a CDS encoding Elongation factor P 1 (Product derived from UniProtKB/Swiss-Prot:Q6MD56;Gene name derived from UniProtKB/Swiss-Prot:Q6MD56), whose protein sequence is MAANKQLAPGMTISLNQKLYRVESCVKVTVPKGTPFIKTKLRDLATNQIIEKNFKPDQTVNDVSMVERRLEYLYLEGSDYLFLDIGNLEQVLIPSPIIGDRVNYLKEGVELKGSFYGDTIFAVELPQFLELMVSKTDMEKSEKEDKGTVKMAILETGAKVEIPPFIEVGDIIKVDTKTDEYIQRV, encoded by the coding sequence ATGGCCGCTAATAAGCAACTTGCTCCGGGAATGACCATTTCTCTTAATCAGAAGTTATATCGCGTAGAATCGTGTGTAAAAGTGACTGTCCCAAAAGGCACCCCTTTTATTAAAACGAAGTTGCGAGACCTGGCGACGAATCAAATCATAGAGAAAAACTTTAAGCCTGACCAGACTGTAAATGACGTATCTATGGTTGAAAGGCGTCTTGAATACTTATACCTCGAAGGTAGTGACTACCTTTTTTTAGATATTGGTAACTTAGAACAAGTTTTGATACCTTCGCCAATTATTGGAGACCGGGTCAACTATCTTAAAGAGGGCGTTGAATTAAAAGGATCTTTTTATGGCGATACCATCTTTGCTGTTGAATTACCGCAATTTTTAGAGCTTATGGTTTCTAAAACTGACATGGAAAAGTCGGAGAAAGAAGACAAAGGCACTGTAAAAATGGCTATTTTAGAAACAGGTGCTAAAGTGGAAATTCCTCCCTTTATCGAAGTGGGCGACATCATAAAAGTAGACACTAAAACTGATGAATATATTCAGAGGGTATAA
- a CDS encoding Biotin carboxyl carrier protein of acetyl-CoA carboxylase (Product derived from UniProtKB/Swiss-Prot:O84125;Gene name derived from UniProtKB/Swiss-Prot:O84125): protein MELKQIKELMTAMERTGTKKLMLKNSSYELQLERDSNGGYAHYSNIEDLAEANFAHAKLQRYNAALPRTADMSQAMHPPEEAEKTGTFITSPMVGTFYSSPSPENPPFIKVGDQIEKNHVVCIIEAMKVMNEIKANISGTVVEVLVESGHPVEFGTKLFRIT, encoded by the coding sequence GTGGAGCTAAAACAAATCAAAGAGCTGATGACCGCTATGGAGCGGACGGGCACAAAAAAGCTGATGCTTAAAAACAGTAGCTATGAACTCCAACTGGAACGCGATTCAAATGGAGGGTATGCCCATTATTCAAATATAGAAGATTTAGCAGAAGCCAACTTTGCCCATGCAAAATTGCAGCGTTACAATGCGGCTTTGCCAAGAACTGCTGATATGTCCCAAGCAATGCATCCTCCTGAAGAAGCTGAAAAAACAGGCACTTTTATTACCTCTCCCATGGTGGGAACCTTTTATTCTTCGCCTTCACCAGAAAACCCTCCTTTTATAAAAGTAGGCGATCAAATAGAAAAAAATCATGTCGTTTGCATTATCGAGGCGATGAAAGTCATGAACGAAATTAAAGCTAACATTTCCGGCACAGTTGTTGAAGTGCTTGTTGAAAGTGGCCATCCTGTAGAATTTGGTACAAAACTCTTTAGAATAACTTAA
- a CDS encoding hypothetical protein (Product derived from UniProtKB/Trembl:Q6MD50): MSNFSSPLNEQFSTTDSWRVFRIISEFVDGFENMTNIGPSVSIFGSARLTPGSIYYNLAIQASEAIASKGFAIITGGGPGLMEAANKGAQLARGGASCGLSVDLPHESSSNSFIDPKYNLRFRYFFIRKVMFIRYAQGFVFLPGGYGTLDEMFEALTLIQTKKIHPFPIYLIGKSYWTGLMDWIQETVLSQGCVSRDDLKLLQITDDPEEVANGIERHFQRDRAEKNF, encoded by the coding sequence ATGTCGAATTTTTCATCACCTTTAAATGAGCAGTTTAGTACAACGGACTCTTGGCGAGTTTTCCGCATTATTTCAGAATTTGTGGATGGATTCGAGAACATGACAAATATTGGACCATCCGTTTCCATTTTTGGCTCTGCAAGGCTCACCCCAGGCTCTATCTACTATAACTTAGCAATACAGGCCTCTGAAGCAATCGCAAGCAAAGGTTTTGCAATTATAACGGGTGGAGGGCCAGGACTTATGGAAGCTGCAAATAAAGGAGCCCAGTTAGCAAGGGGTGGCGCATCCTGCGGTTTAAGCGTTGATTTGCCTCATGAGTCTTCTTCAAATTCTTTTATTGATCCCAAATATAATTTGCGTTTTCGCTATTTTTTTATCCGTAAAGTGATGTTTATCCGTTATGCACAAGGGTTCGTATTTTTACCGGGTGGCTATGGAACACTGGATGAAATGTTTGAGGCGTTAACTCTTATTCAAACAAAAAAAATTCATCCTTTTCCAATTTATCTCATAGGAAAAAGCTATTGGACAGGTCTGATGGATTGGATTCAGGAAACAGTGCTCAGTCAAGGTTGCGTTTCCAGGGATGATCTAAAACTGCTTCAAATCACAGATGATCCAGAAGAGGTCGCTAACGGCATTGAGAGACACTTTCAGCGTGACCGTGCTGAAAAAAACTTTTAG
- a CDS encoding Biotin carboxylase 1 (Product derived from UniProtKB/Swiss-Prot:P49787;Gene name derived from UniProtKB/Swiss-Prot:P49787;EC number derived from UniProtKB/Swiss-Prot:P49787): protein MQKVLIANRGEIAVRIIRACHDLGLQTVAIYSQADAEALHVLHADEAICIGEAPSHKSYLRIPNILSACEITGADAIHPGYGFLSENPNFASICESCGLNFIGPSPSSISLLGDKAKAKATAKKAGAPVIPGSEGVISDLNEATAIAKEMGYPIFIKAVAGGGGKGIRIAYDDAEFVKFFSAARAEAEVSFGNPDVYLEKMIQTPRHIEIQVVADKYGHVIHLGERDCTIQRRRQKLIEEAPSPVLNEKLRQKIGQAAVDIIKAANYHSVGTVEFLLDKNQHFYFMEVNTRIQVEHTVTEELTGVDLVKEQIRIAMGEKLSLKQKDVLFNGHVIQFRINAENPNQNFAPSPGRLEYYLPPGGPHVRVDSACYSGYMIPPNYDSMIAKLIVKGKDRQEAIAVGQRALREFHIGGVKSTIPFHLHMLEDLAFNEATFDLTYIDALIADGCSFKED from the coding sequence ATGCAAAAAGTATTGATCGCCAATCGCGGGGAAATAGCAGTAAGAATAATCAGGGCATGTCATGACTTAGGTTTGCAAACAGTTGCTATTTATTCTCAAGCTGATGCTGAAGCATTGCATGTTTTGCACGCCGATGAAGCCATATGTATTGGTGAAGCGCCATCTCATAAATCTTATTTACGCATTCCCAATATCTTATCAGCATGTGAAATTACTGGAGCAGATGCTATTCACCCTGGCTATGGCTTTTTAAGCGAAAACCCAAACTTTGCTTCTATTTGTGAAAGCTGTGGATTGAACTTTATCGGTCCTTCACCTTCATCTATTTCGCTGCTTGGCGATAAAGCTAAAGCTAAAGCAACGGCTAAAAAAGCTGGGGCCCCGGTTATCCCTGGATCTGAGGGGGTGATTTCCGATTTAAACGAAGCGACGGCTATAGCGAAAGAAATGGGGTATCCTATCTTTATCAAGGCAGTTGCCGGGGGGGGTGGCAAAGGAATCCGTATTGCCTATGATGACGCTGAATTTGTCAAATTTTTTTCAGCTGCTCGCGCTGAAGCTGAGGTCAGTTTTGGCAACCCAGATGTTTATTTAGAAAAAATGATTCAGACGCCACGCCATATAGAGATTCAAGTTGTGGCTGATAAGTATGGCCATGTTATCCATTTGGGAGAAAGAGATTGTACGATTCAAAGAAGGCGTCAGAAGCTCATTGAAGAAGCTCCAAGCCCTGTTCTCAACGAGAAATTAAGACAAAAAATTGGACAAGCAGCTGTTGATATCATTAAAGCTGCCAATTACCACTCTGTGGGAACAGTGGAGTTTTTGTTAGATAAAAATCAACACTTTTACTTTATGGAAGTAAATACACGCATCCAGGTTGAGCATACTGTAACTGAAGAGTTGACTGGCGTTGATTTAGTAAAGGAACAGATTCGCATTGCCATGGGCGAAAAGCTGTCTTTGAAACAAAAAGATGTCCTTTTTAATGGTCATGTTATTCAGTTTCGAATCAATGCGGAAAACCCCAATCAAAATTTTGCTCCATCTCCCGGTCGTTTGGAATACTATTTGCCACCCGGCGGGCCCCATGTACGTGTTGATAGTGCTTGCTATTCTGGTTATATGATTCCGCCAAATTACGATTCCATGATCGCAAAGCTTATCGTTAAAGGAAAAGATCGGCAGGAGGCGATTGCAGTTGGACAGAGAGCTTTAAGAGAATTTCATATTGGGGGAGTGAAATCCACCATACCTTTCCATCTGCATATGCTAGAGGACTTGGCATTTAATGAAGCCACATTTGACCTTACTTACATCGACGCTTTGATCGCAGATGGTTGTTCTTTTAAAGAGGACTAG
- a CDS encoding Uncharacterized protein (Product derived from UniProtKB/Trembl:D6YVH6) — MRKFTCQTLSLLCCFLPIFSGTLSAEEKNEDHLEHIQPGTRALSHVEMVKIQEERAEQDKESRENPQKFAQKDEGEPKTGLVQDPLNAKFNVSANFLTPQASVGYTTHSGAFHFPAEISYLGDTIKLEDGSIWTVASSDTTIVLNWLRQQDQNLAVGGASLSLVITPNHSWFSTYMFRMTEQSTGTSVKVNMYLGPIYNGLYTHWIVAINYYTQEICLEDGSVWRLSGLDAGIFNKWLLNDTVIIGVNDGFLSTSKPNILINVNTLTYSRAKCIF; from the coding sequence ATGCGAAAATTTACTTGCCAGACATTAAGTCTTCTGTGCTGTTTTTTACCGATATTCTCTGGAACATTGTCAGCAGAAGAAAAAAACGAAGATCATTTAGAGCACATTCAGCCAGGAACTCGCGCGCTTAGCCATGTCGAAATGGTAAAAATCCAAGAAGAAAGAGCAGAGCAGGATAAAGAATCCCGTGAAAATCCTCAGAAATTCGCTCAGAAAGATGAGGGAGAACCAAAGACTGGCTTAGTGCAAGACCCATTAAATGCTAAATTTAATGTTTCGGCTAATTTTTTAACTCCCCAGGCTTCTGTTGGTTATACTACACACTCAGGTGCTTTTCACTTCCCTGCTGAAATTTCCTATTTAGGAGATACCATTAAGCTAGAAGATGGCTCTATTTGGACAGTCGCTTCATCTGATACAACTATAGTCTTAAATTGGCTGAGGCAGCAGGACCAAAATCTTGCGGTTGGTGGGGCTTCTCTTTCTCTTGTTATCACTCCTAACCACTCTTGGTTTTCAACCTACATGTTTCGTATGACCGAGCAATCCACAGGAACCTCTGTCAAAGTGAATATGTACCTTGGTCCTATTTATAATGGCTTATACACGCATTGGATCGTAGCGATTAACTACTACACACAAGAAATTTGTCTTGAAGATGGTTCCGTGTGGAGATTGTCAGGATTGGATGCAGGGATATTCAATAAGTGGTTGTTGAATGACACGGTAATTATTGGCGTCAATGATGGTTTTTTATCCACTTCTAAGCCAAACATCTTAATCAATGTGAATACCTTGACTTATTCCAGAGCAAAATGTATTTTTTAA
- a CDS encoding Ribulose-phosphate 3-epimerase (Product derived from UniProtKB/Swiss-Prot:Q9PKR7;Gene name derived from UniProtKB/Swiss-Prot:Q9PKR7;EC number derived from UniProtKB/Swiss-Prot:Q9PKR7), translating to MENKILPKVAASILAGDFGHLADEAKRIEQSGAEYLHIDIMDGHFVPNLTMGPQAVASINRATSMFLDVHLMVYNPFDYVERFVEAGADSITIHFEATEEVEETLKYIRKCNVKAGLAFCPETSESMIPKYLDKCDMILLMTVKPGFGGQAFISEVLEKVKFTRDICNQLDIRAGGIVSKSEDHLPFDIQVDGGINQETAKLSLEAGANVIVAGTYLFKTPNISEGVKSLR from the coding sequence ATGGAGAATAAAATACTTCCAAAGGTGGCAGCTTCAATTTTAGCAGGCGATTTCGGCCATTTAGCAGATGAAGCTAAGCGTATAGAACAGTCTGGAGCCGAATATCTCCATATCGACATCATGGATGGCCATTTCGTTCCTAATCTAACTATGGGACCTCAGGCTGTAGCCTCTATCAATCGCGCTACATCTATGTTTTTAGATGTCCACTTGATGGTTTATAATCCTTTTGATTATGTCGAACGATTTGTTGAAGCAGGAGCAGATAGCATTACTATTCACTTTGAAGCTACAGAAGAAGTTGAAGAGACGTTGAAATATATTCGCAAATGCAATGTGAAGGCCGGGCTCGCTTTTTGCCCCGAAACCTCAGAATCCATGATTCCAAAGTATTTGGACAAGTGTGACATGATTTTGCTTATGACGGTTAAGCCGGGATTTGGAGGGCAAGCATTCATATCTGAAGTTTTAGAAAAAGTAAAATTTACTCGAGATATTTGTAATCAGTTGGACATTCGAGCAGGAGGTATTGTTTCAAAATCTGAGGATCACCTCCCTTTCGATATTCAGGTCGATGGTGGCATCAACCAAGAAACGGCTAAGCTATCTTTAGAAGCAGGGGCCAATGTCATCGTTGCTGGAACTTATCTATTTAAAACCCCTAATATTTCTGAAGGGGTCAAAAGCCTTCGTTAA